A genomic segment from Glycine soja cultivar W05 chromosome 18, ASM419377v2, whole genome shotgun sequence encodes:
- the LOC114397744 gene encoding uncharacterized protein LOC114397744: MEEAKPAMGPPPPPAPPTTKKRPLEDSNAHSNYFKIRAVIRDLRPHFLEVLRTPDYKNCKASHEIQEQLKIVVKLYENMKADAASLAKSKNVQDGQMKAGQNMDQKTLKEQQPQHGKQSQVEKSFARPSEIKLTPPAPGFQKQLVEETQTQGTYVVGGSAFGWNFITFSGKEPVYYGRTKEQFRSAKVTE; the protein is encoded by the exons ATGGAAGAAGCGAAACCAGCGATGggtcctcctcctcctcctgctcCTCCCACTACGAAGAAGAGGCCACTGGAAGACTCCAATGCCCACTCCAATTACTTCAAGATTCGCGCTGTTATTCGAGACCTTCGTCCTCACTTTCTCGAG GTTCTCCGAACTCCAGactacaaaaattgcaaggcATCCCATGAAATTCAAGAAC AGCTGAAGATTGTGGTCAAGTTATACGAGAATATGAAAGCAGATGCGGCTTCACTAGCAAAGTCTAAGAATGTGCAAGATGGCCAGATGAAGGCTGGCCAGAACATGGATCAGAAAACACTGAAAGAGCAGCAACCTCAACATGGCAAGCAGAGTCAAGTAGAGAAATCATTTGCACGGCCATCTGAAATTAAGCTCACTCCACCAGCTCCTGGCTTCCAGAAGCAGCTGGTTGAAGAAACTCAGACACAAGGGACATATGTAGTTGGAGGATCTGCTTTTGGCTGGAATTTCATCACTTTTTCAGGCAAGGAGCCTGTGTATTATGGTAGGACTAAGGAACAATTTCGATCTGCAAAAGTGACCGAGTAA
- the LOC114394564 gene encoding uncharacterized protein LOC114394564: MNPQADRVVRRVTMIATITASYFLLTADYEPTVLDPIKKGLLSAESTVKEYVFGSKKESQENQMEKLDSNKEHP; this comes from the exons ATGAATCCTCAAGCGGACAGGGTTGTTAGAAGAGTAACCATGATAGCAACTATAACTGCTTCATATTTTCTCTTAACTGCTGATTATGAACCTACTGTTCTAGACCCT ATTAAGAAGGGATTGCTTTCAGCTGAGAGCACTGTGAAAGAGTATGTTTTTGGATCAAAGAAAGAGTctcaagaaaatcaaatggagaAATTGGACAGCAATAAAGAGCATCCATAA